A genomic region of Saccopteryx bilineata isolate mSacBil1 chromosome 1, mSacBil1_pri_phased_curated, whole genome shotgun sequence contains the following coding sequences:
- the RAG2 gene encoding V(D)J recombination-activating protein 2 produces the protein MSLQMVTVGNNIALIQPGFSLMNFDGQVFFFGQKGWPKRSCPTGVFHFDVKHNHLKLKPAFFSKDSCYLPPLRYPATCTFKGSLESEKYQYIIHGGKTPNNELSDKIYVMSVACKNNKKVTFHCTEKDLVGDVPEARYGHSIDVVYSRGKSMGVIFGGRSYIPPAQRTTEKWNSVADCLPHIFLVDFEFGCSTSYILPELQDGLSFHVSIARNDTIYILGGHSLANNVRPANLYRIRVDLPLGSPDVNCTVLPGGISVSSAILTQTNNDEFVVVGGYQLENQKRMVCNTISFEDNKIEIREMETPDWTPDIKHSKIWFGNNMGNGTVFLGIPGDNKQAASETFYFYLLKCTEDDVNEDQKTFINSQTSTEDPGDSTPFEDSEEFCFSAEATSFDGDDEFDTYNEDDEEDESITGYWITCCPTCDVDINTWVPFYSTELNKPAMIYCSHGAGHWVHAQCMDLAERTLIQLSEGSNKYYCNEHVEIAKALQTPKRVLPLKKPPLKSLHKKGSGKILTPAKKSFLRRLFD, from the coding sequence ATGTCACTACAGATGGTTACAGTCGGTAATAACATAGCCTTAATTCAACCAGGCTTCTCACTGATGAATTTTGATGGGCAAGTTTTCTTCTTTGGCCAAAAAGGCTGGCCCAAGAGGTCCTGCCCCACTGGAGTTTTCCATTTTGATGTAAAGCATAACCATCTCAAACTGAAACCTGCGTTTTTCTCTAAGGATTCCTGCTACCTTCCTCCTCTTCGCTACCCAGCCACTTGCACGTTCAAAGGCAGCTTAGAATCTGAAAAGTATCAGTACATTATTCATGGAGGGAAAACACCAAACAATGAGCTTTCAGATAAGATTTATGTCATGTCTGTTGCatgcaagaacaacaaaaaagttacttTTCACTGCACAGAAAAAGACTTGGTAGGAGATGTTCCTGAAGCCAGATATGGTCATTCCATTGATGTGGTGTACAGTCGAGGGAAGAGCATGGGTGTTATCTTCGGAGGACGATCATACATACCTCCTGCCCAAAGAACCACAGAAAAATGGAATAGTGTAGCTGACTGCCTGCCCCACATTTTCTTGGTGGATTTTGAATTTGGGTGCTCTACTTCCTACATACTTCCAGAACTTCAGGATGGGCTATCTTTTCATGTCTCCATTGCTAGAAACGATACCATTTATATTTTAGGAGGACATTCACTTGCCAATAATGTTCGCCCTGCCAACCTGTACAGAATAAGGGTTGATTTACCCCTGGGTAGCCCAGATGTGAATTGCACAGTTTTGCCAGGAGGAATATCTGTCTCCAGTGCAATCCTGACTCAAACAAACAATGATGAATTTGTTGTTGTGGGTGGCTATCAGCttgaaaaccaaaaaagaatGGTATGCAACACCATCTCTTTTGAGGACAACAAGATAGAAATTCGTGAGATGGAGACCCCAGATTGGACCCCAGATATTAAGCACAGCAAGATATGGTTTGGAAACAACATGGGAAATGGAACAGTTTTCCTTGGCATACCAGGAGACAATAAACAGGCTGCTTCAGAAACATTCTACTTCTACCTGTTAAAATGTACTGAAGATGATGTGAATGAAGACCAGAAAACATTCATAAATAGTCAGACATCAACAGAAGATCCAGGGGACTCTACTCCCTTTGAAGACTCAGAAGAATTTTGTTTCAGTGCAGAAGCAACTAGttttgatggtgatgatgaaTTTGACACCTATAATGAAGATGATGAGGAAGATGAGTCTATAACCGGCTACTGGATTACATGCTGCCCTACTTGTGATGTAGATATCAACACTTGGGTGCCATTTTATTCAACGGAGTTAAACAAACCAGCCATGATCTATTGCTCTCATGGAGCTGGCCACTGGGTTCACGCCCAGTGCATGGATCTGGCAGAACGCACCCTCATCCAACTGTCAGAAGGAAGTAACAAGTATTACTGCAATGAGCATGTGGAGATAGCAAAAGCATTGCAAACCCCAAAACGAGTTCTGCCCTTAAAAAAGCCTCCACTGAAATCCCTCCACAAAAAGGGTTCTGGGAAAATACTTACTCCTGCCAAGAAATCTTTTCTTAGGAGGTTGTTTGATTAG
- the RAG1 gene encoding V(D)J recombination-activating protein 1 — protein sequence MAVSLPPTLGLSSAPDEIQYPHIKFSEWKFKLFRVRSLEKAPEDARTEKKESSEGKPSLEQSPAVLGKAGGEKPALTQPALKPHPKFLKKSHDDGKAREKAIHQANLRHLCRICGNSFKNAEHHRRHPVHGPVDGKTEVLLRKKEKRATSWPDLIAKVFRIDVKADVDSIHPTEFCHNCWSIMHRKFSSALCEVYSPKNATMEWHPHTPSCDICHTARRGLKRKSHQPDVQLSKKLKTVLDRARRARQRKKKTQARMGSKEVMKQITNCSKIHLSTKLLAVDFPAHFVKSISCQICEHILADPVETNCKHVFCRICILRCLKVMGSYCPSCRYPCFPTDLESPVKSFLSILNSLMVKCPAKECNEEVRLEKYNHHISSHKDSKETFAHINKGGRPRQHLLSLTRRAQKHRLRELKLQVKAFADKEEGGDVKSVCLTLFLLALRARNEHRQADELEAIMQGRGSGLQPAVCLAIRVNTFLSCSQYHKMYRTVKAITGRQIFQPLHALRNAEKVLLPGYHPFEWQPPLKNVSSSTDVGIIDGLSGLSSSVDDYPVDTIAKRFRYDSALVSALMDMEEDILEGMKAQGLDDYLNGPFTVVVKESCDGMGDVSEKHGSGPAVPEKAVRFSFTVMKISIAHGAQNVKVFEEAKPNSELCCKPLCLMLADESDHETLTAILSPLIAEREAMKSSELMLEMGGILRTFKFVFRGTGYDEKLVREVEGLEASGSVYICTLCDATRLEASQNLVFHSITRSHAENLERYEVWRSNPYHESAEELRDRVKGVSAKPFIETVPSIDALHCDIGNAAEFYKIFQLEIGEAYKNPNASKEERKRWQATLDKHLRKKMNLKPIMRMNGNFARKLMTKETVEAVCELIPSEERHEALRELMDLYLQMKPVWRSSCPAKECPESLCQYSFNSQRFAELLSTKFKYRYEGKITNYFHKTLAHVPEIIERDGSIGAWASEGNESGNKLFRRFRKMNARQSKCYEMEDVLKHHWLYTSKYLQKFMNAHNALKSSGFTVNSQASLGDSIGLEDCLETQDSMEF from the coding sequence ATGGCTGTCTCTTTGCCACCCACTCTGGGACTCAGTTCGGCTCCGGATGAAATCCAGTACCCGCATATTAAATTTTCAGAATGGAAATTTAAGCTGTTCAGGGTGAGATCCTTAGAAAAGGCACCAGAAGATGCTCgaacagagaagaaagagtcCTCGGAGGGGAAGCCCTCTCTAGAGCAATCTCCTGCAGTCCTGGGCAAGGCAGGTGGTGAGAAGCCAGCCTTGACTCAGCCAGCCTTGAAGCCTCACCCTAAGTTTTTGAAGAAATCCCATGATGACGGGAAGGCAAGGGAGAAAGCAATCCACCAAGCCAACCTTCGGCATCTCTGCCGCATCTGtgggaattcttttaaaaatgctgagCACCATAGGAGACACCCAGTCCACGGGCCCGTGGATGGTAAAACCGAAGTCCTTTTacgaaagaaggagaagagagccaCTTCCTGGCCAGACCTCATTGCCAAGGTTTTCCGGATAGATGTGAAGGCAGATGTTGATTCCATTCACCCCACTGAGTTCTGCCATAACTGCTGGAGCATCATGCACAGGAAGTTCAGCAGCGCCCTCTGCGAGGTCTACTCCCCGAAGAATGCAACCATGGAGTGGCACCCCCACACACCATCCTGTGACATCTGCCACACTGCCCGTCGAGGACTCAAGAGGAAGAGTCATCAGCCAGATGTGCAGCTCAGCAAAAAACTCAAAACAGTGCTTGACCGAGCAAGACGAGCACGTCAGCGCAAGAAGAAAACTCAGGCAAGGATGGGCAGCAAGGAAGTGATGAAGCAGATCACCAACTGCAGTAAGATACATCTCAGTACCAAGCTCCTCGCCGTGGACTTCCCAGCGCACTTCGTGAAGTCGATTTCCTGCCAGATATGTGAACACATTCTGGCTGACCCCGTGGAGACCAACTGTAAGCATGTATTCTGCAGGATCTGCATTCTCAGATGCCTCAAAGTCATGGGCAGCTATTGCCCCTCTTGCCGATATCCCTGTTTCCCTACTGACCTGGAGAGTCCAGTGAAGTCCTTTCTGAGCATCTTGAATTCCCTGATGGTGAAATGTCCAGCAAAAGAGTGCAACGAGGAGGTCAGGTTGGAAAAATATAACCACCATATCTCCAGCCACAAGGACTCAAAAGAGACTTTTGCGCATATTAATAAAGGAGGCCGGCCCCGCCAACATCTTCTATCGCTGACCCGCAGGGCTCAGAAGCACCGTCTGCGGGAGCTCAAGCTGCAAGTCAAGGCCTTTGCTGACAAAGAAGAAGGTGGAGATGTCAAATCTGTGTGCCTGACCTTGTTCCTGCTGGCGCTGAGGGCGAGAAATGAGCACAGACAGGCCGATGAGCTGGAGGCCATCATGCAGGGCCGTGGCTCTGGCCTGCAGCCGGCTGTGTGCTTGGCCATCCGCGTCAACACCTTCCTCAGCTGCAGTCAGTACCACAAGATGTACAGGACTGTGAAGGCCATCACAGGCAGGCAGATTTTCCAGCCTTTGCATGCCCTTCGGAACGCGGAGAAGGTCCTTCTGCCTGGCTACCACCCGTTTGAGTGGCAGCCACCTCTGAAGAACGTGTCTTCCAGTACTGACGTTGGCATTATCGACGGACTGTCCGGACTGTCCTCCTCCGTGGATGATTACCCGGTGGACACCATTGCGAAGCGCTTTCGCTATGATTCAGCTTTGGTGTCTGCTTTGATGGACATGGAAGAAGACATCTTGGAAGGCATGAAAGCCCAAGGCCTTGACGACTACCTGAACGGCCCCTTCACCGTCGTGGTGAAGGAGTCTTGCGACGGAATGGGAGATGTGAGCGAGAAGCACGGGAGTGGGCCAGCAGTTCCGGAAAAGGCGGTCCGGTTCTCATTCACAGTCATGAAAATATCTATAGCCCATGGCGCACAGAACGTGAAGGTGTTTGAGGAAGCCAAACCTAACTCGGAACTGTGTTGCAAACCTCTCTGCCTTATGCTGGCAGATGAGTCCGACCACGAGACCCTgacagccatcctcagccctcTCATTGCCGAGAGGGAGGCCATGAAGAGCAGCGAATTAATGCTGGAGATGGGAGGCATCCTCCGGACGTTCAAGTTCGTCTTCAGGGGCACCGGCTATGATGAGAAACTAGTCCGCGAAGTGGAAGGCCTCGAGGCTTCTGGCTCGGTCTACATCTGTACTCTGTGTGACGCCACCCGCCTGGAAGCCTCTCAGAACCTGGTCTTCCACTCCATCACCAGGAGCCACGCGGAGAACCTGGAGCGCTACGAGGTCTGGCGCTCCAACCCGTACCACGAGTCGGCGGAAGAGCTCCGGGACCGGGTGAAGGGCGTCTCGGCCAAGCCCTTCATTGAGACCGTCCCTTCCATCGATGCGCTCCACTGTGACATCGGCAATGCGGCCGAGTTCTACAAGATTTTCCAGCTGGAGATAGGCGAGGCGTATAAGAACCCCAACGCTTccaaagaggagaggaagagatggcAGGCTACGCTGGACAAGCATCTGCGGAAGAAGATGAACTTAAAACCAATCATGAGGATGAACGGCAACTTTGCCAGGAAGCTCATGACCAAAGAGACGGTGGAAGCCGTTTGTGAGTTAATTCCCTCCGAGGAGAGGCACGAAGCTCTCAGGGAGCTGATGGACCTCTATCTGCAGATGAAACCCGTGTGGCGCTCGTCGTGCCCCGCTAAGGAGTGCCCAGAATCCCTCTGCCAGTATAGTTTCAATTCACAGCGTTTCGCTGAGCTCCTCTCCACCAAGTTCAAGTATAGATACGAGGGCAAAATCACCAATTATTTCCACAAAACCCTGGCACACGTCCCTGAGATTATCGAGAGGGATGGCTCCATCGGGGCCTGGGCAAGCGAGGGAAACGAGTCTGGCAACAAACTGTTCAGGCGCTTCCGGAAGATGAACGCCAGGCAGTCTAAATGCTACGAAATGGAAGACGTCTTGAAACATCACTGGTTGTATACCTCCAAATACCTCCAGAAGTTTATGAATGCTCACAATGCATTAAAAAGCTCTGGGTTTACTGTAAACTCGCAGGCAAGTTTAGGGGACTCAATAGGCCTAGAGGACTGTCTGGAAACTCAAGATTCAATGGAATTTTAA